From Flavobacterium sp. 102, a single genomic window includes:
- a CDS encoding S41 family peptidase has protein sequence MFLQFRKRYIIPLVLSGFLFVGVSFKDDFFEISKQIEIFTTLFKTINQNYVDETNPAELMDKAIKSMLADLDPYTNYFNEQDVIKFKINNTGEYTGIGALITRKEDKLIIKEPYKGFPADKAGLKAGDEIIQIGDVLLADFKDDASQLLKGAKNTKVDIKYLRQGKPLTTQLILDEVEVKAVPFYGKVDDKTGYIVLSQFNKKASSETKEALEKLKAAGATQIILDLRGNPGGLLHEAVNICNLFVPKGEIIVTTKSKNEKYNNTYKTNREPIDTEIPLVIIVDGKSASASEIVSGALQDLDRAVIVGSRSFGKGLVQRPIDMTYGTQVKVTISRYYTPSGRCIQALNYNKKDKTGKATRNDEKSFNAFKTKKGRPVFDGGGVLPDVEIEETKTSSIADALQKNDGIFNYVTHYYYKNPTLGDKIPTITDADFSDFKAYLKREKIEFNTETEIALKNTLEKAKKEQVDSAINTEYQQLLTALQKSEEILIDKNQREIKTLILDEIIKRYQYKEGLYQYYAKSNLEIKKAIGVLNNTAEYNKILKI, from the coding sequence ATGTTTTTACAATTCAGAAAAAGATATATTATACCGTTGGTATTGAGCGGATTCCTTTTTGTCGGCGTAAGTTTCAAAGATGATTTCTTCGAAATTTCTAAACAAATTGAAATATTCACCACACTCTTCAAAACCATCAACCAAAACTATGTAGATGAAACCAATCCGGCAGAATTGATGGACAAAGCCATTAAAAGTATGTTGGCCGATTTGGATCCGTACACGAATTATTTCAACGAACAAGATGTCATCAAATTCAAAATCAACAATACCGGAGAATATACCGGGATTGGTGCATTGATTACCCGAAAAGAAGACAAACTGATTATCAAAGAACCATATAAAGGATTTCCTGCTGACAAAGCCGGGTTGAAAGCCGGTGATGAAATTATCCAAATTGGCGATGTCTTGCTTGCCGATTTTAAAGACGACGCTTCTCAATTGTTAAAAGGTGCCAAAAACACTAAAGTTGACATCAAGTATCTCCGACAAGGGAAACCCTTAACTACGCAATTAATTTTAGACGAAGTCGAAGTCAAGGCCGTTCCGTTTTATGGAAAAGTGGATGATAAAACCGGTTACATTGTCTTATCACAATTCAACAAAAAAGCCTCCTCTGAAACTAAAGAAGCACTGGAAAAATTAAAAGCTGCTGGTGCAACCCAAATCATTCTAGACTTGCGAGGCAATCCCGGTGGTTTGTTGCATGAAGCGGTTAATATTTGCAATTTATTTGTGCCCAAAGGTGAAATCATCGTGACCACCAAATCGAAAAACGAAAAATACAACAATACATATAAAACTAATAGAGAACCTATTGATACTGAAATTCCTTTAGTGATAATTGTTGACGGTAAAAGTGCATCGGCTTCTGAAATTGTTTCAGGTGCTTTGCAAGATTTAGATCGTGCTGTAATTGTTGGCAGCAGAAGTTTCGGAAAAGGATTGGTGCAAAGACCGATTGACATGACTTATGGGACACAAGTTAAAGTGACCATTTCGAGATATTACACGCCATCCGGAAGATGTATTCAGGCTTTAAATTACAACAAAAAAGACAAAACAGGCAAAGCAACGCGCAACGACGAGAAAAGTTTTAACGCTTTCAAAACCAAAAAAGGAAGACCTGTTTTCGATGGTGGTGGCGTTTTACCCGATGTTGAAATCGAAGAAACCAAAACCAGTTCGATTGCTGACGCTTTGCAAAAAAATGACGGTATCTTCAATTATGTAACTCATTATTACTATAAAAACCCAACCTTAGGCGATAAAATTCCAACGATTACTGATGCAGATTTTTCGGATTTTAAAGCCTATTTGAAACGTGAAAAAATTGAGTTCAATACCGAAACCGAAATCGCGCTTAAAAACACTTTGGAAAAAGCGAAAAAGGAACAAGTAGATTCAGCCATTAATACAGAATACCAACAACTATTGACCGCTTTACAAAAAAGTGAAGAAATCCTTATTGACAAAAACCAAAGGGAAATTAAAACATTGATTTTAGATGAAATCATCAAGCGTTATCAATACAAAGAAGGATTGTATCAGTATTATGCTAAAAGCAATTTAGAAATAAAAAAAGCCATTGGAGTCTTAAATAATACGGCAGAATACAATAAGATTTTAAAAATTTAA
- a CDS encoding OmpA family protein has protein sequence MKLLKYLPLLLFGFLHAQEEVVHSVYFDFDKFTLNEIQIKDVVDFIKKTDSTRIESIQIFGYTDDIGKEAYNFKLSTQRATEIQNKFIENGIKSKIIVTIEGKGRILIDDDIIENLPEKRSKNRRVDVVLNLKPLPKIEIPGFYSTIQKKHIVGDHIYLDNVLFERGSSKLTFKSKTELDKIAKLLMKYKNLKFEIQGHVCCTPPYQKEAIDKDTKKRQLSTNRAQTVYKYLIWKKIPKDRMTFKGYGNTVPLGKGAEYDRRVELVISKV, from the coding sequence ATGAAGCTACTTAAATATTTGCCTTTACTTTTATTCGGTTTTTTACATGCTCAGGAAGAAGTAGTGCATTCGGTTTATTTTGACTTTGATAAATTTACTTTGAATGAAATCCAAATTAAAGATGTGGTAGATTTTATCAAAAAAACCGATTCCACCCGAATAGAATCCATCCAGATTTTTGGTTATACCGATGATATTGGTAAGGAAGCTTATAATTTTAAGCTTTCAACCCAACGAGCTACCGAAATTCAAAATAAATTTATTGAAAACGGAATCAAGAGCAAAATCATTGTAACCATTGAAGGTAAAGGAAGAATTCTTATCGATGATGACATTATAGAAAACCTACCCGAGAAACGCTCTAAAAACCGCCGAGTTGACGTAGTACTCAATTTAAAACCATTACCTAAAATTGAAATTCCGGGTTTTTACAGTACGATTCAAAAAAAGCACATCGTTGGCGATCACATTTATTTGGACAATGTTTTATTCGAAAGAGGAAGCAGTAAATTGACCTTTAAATCGAAAACGGAGTTGGATAAAATTGCCAAACTTTTGATGAAATACAAAAATCTGAAGTTTGAAATCCAAGGTCACGTTTGTTGCACACCGCCTTACCAAAAAGAAGCCATAGACAAAGACACTAAAAAACGCCAATTGTCTACCAACAGAGCGCAAACAGTTTACAAGTATTTAATTTGGAAAAAAATTCCAAAAGATAGAATGACTTTTAAAGGTTATGGCAATACCGTTCCGCTTGGAAAAGGTGCAGAATATGACCGAAGAGTAGAATTAGTAATTTCAAAAGTGTAA
- a CDS encoding GNAT family N-acetyltransferase produces MNLEWKIKRFEALSTNELYTLLQLRAEVFIVEQNCVYQDIDGKDEKALHLIGENNGEIVAYARLFKPNDYFEQASIGRVVVKEHSRSKKLGHILMREAIQVIKTHFDQRKITISAQLYLKKFYESHGFIQTSDMYLEDDIPHIEMKKE; encoded by the coding sequence ATGAATTTAGAATGGAAAATAAAGCGATTTGAAGCACTTTCGACGAATGAACTTTATACTTTGTTACAATTGCGAGCCGAAGTCTTTATAGTGGAGCAAAATTGCGTTTATCAGGATATTGATGGGAAAGATGAGAAAGCACTTCATTTAATTGGCGAGAATAATGGTGAAATTGTTGCTTATGCGAGACTTTTTAAACCAAATGATTATTTTGAACAGGCTTCCATTGGTCGTGTTGTAGTCAAAGAACATTCTCGTTCTAAAAAACTGGGCCATATATTAATGCGTGAAGCTATTCAAGTCATCAAAACCCATTTTGACCAAAGAAAAATAACGATTTCAGCTCAATTATACTTGAAGAAATTCTATGAAAGTCACGGTTTTATTCAAACCAGCGATATGTATTTGGAAGATGATATTCCTCATATCGAAATGAAGAAAGAGTAA
- a CDS encoding DUF4837 family protein has protein sequence MSKTLFLWLFVTFIVSSCSFKKDKLPGDSTAAINTIAVIIDDQLWNGEVGDSIRNKFASPVLGLPQEEPLFTINQYPVKLFEGFSTDARNIIIIKKGNETKFEIKENEFSSPQNAVHISGKTTAEILDILEENAPNIIQKMRAIEIGQNQKIFKDSLLDTKKIQTKFNIDLLIPSKYEYVMRRKNFIWLKSEITSGNTSVIIYQLPWNDINPNNAVNDIVKTRDSIGRKYIHGSAYRTRMVTEEAYSPYFSKTILAGRNAYETKGTWQMKNDFMSGPFINYVIFDKPNRRILVLEGFCYAPSKEKRDLMFELESIIKSIQFKK, from the coding sequence ATGAGTAAAACCCTTTTTTTATGGCTTTTTGTCACGTTTATCGTGAGTTCTTGTTCGTTTAAAAAGGACAAGCTGCCGGGCGATTCTACTGCTGCGATAAACACTATTGCCGTAATTATTGACGACCAACTTTGGAATGGTGAAGTAGGTGACAGCATCCGGAATAAATTTGCTTCACCGGTTTTGGGTTTACCACAAGAAGAACCTTTGTTTACCATCAATCAATATCCCGTTAAACTTTTCGAAGGTTTTTCTACAGATGCCAGAAATATTATCATTATAAAAAAAGGCAACGAGACTAAATTTGAAATCAAAGAAAATGAATTTTCATCGCCACAAAATGCCGTCCATATTTCAGGAAAAACGACAGCAGAAATTTTGGACATATTAGAAGAAAACGCACCGAACATCATTCAAAAAATGAGAGCGATTGAAATTGGGCAAAACCAAAAGATTTTCAAAGATTCTTTATTAGACACTAAAAAAATCCAAACCAAATTCAATATCGATTTGCTGATACCTTCGAAATATGAGTATGTCATGCGAAGAAAGAATTTTATTTGGCTCAAAAGCGAAATCACTAGTGGCAATACCAGTGTGATAATATACCAATTACCATGGAATGACATTAACCCTAATAACGCAGTCAATGATATTGTAAAAACCAGAGATTCTATTGGGAGAAAGTACATTCACGGTTCGGCTTATAGAACAAGAATGGTAACTGAAGAAGCTTATTCACCCTATTTTTCCAAAACCATTTTAGCCGGAAGAAATGCCTATGAAACCAAAGGCACTTGGCAAATGAAAAACGACTTCATGTCAGGACCATTTATCAACTACGTTATTTTTGATAAACCAAACAGAAGAATATTGGTGTTGGAAGGTTTTTGTTATGCACCATCAAAAGAAAAAAGAGATTTGATGTTCGAGCTGGAATCAATCATCAAGTCGATTCAATTCAAAAAATAA
- a CDS encoding LysM peptidoglycan-binding domain-containing protein — protein MNIRKITTLALIMASSAIFAQDTIKVIPVQAKLPKRELTQREVLDSIKASFIHDNIAKCIDSMWMKELASLDLYNELTFDIKNIDVDQKVDYELPTELLKERLKALDEKSPFNIEYNQGLENVIKSFLKNRKRSFERLIGISQYYFPMFEESLAAQNIPLEIKYLSVVESALNPRAVSRVGATGLWQFMYQTGKQYGLKVDTYVDERSDPLKASNAATQYMKNMYAIFGDWDLVLASYNTGPGNVAKAIRRSGGKQNYWNIRPFLHKETQGYVPAFLATMYIFEYHKEHGIKPDRAVAHHFATDTVMIKRAMTFKQIADLMDVSVAELQFLNPSYKREVVPFISGQKHFLRLPVDKIAVFTSNEDKIYAYADYEANRREKPFEKTMLASSNSGSSANVKYHKVRRGESLSKISNRYGITIAELKKWNHLRSSKAPLGRNLKIYVADYTNSDIASNENKATNEADTAVVASNSNKLFKEEKVVAYKDVVKYYKVRKGDNLGEISGKYGVSVAEVKKWNKLKSNNIALGANLKIIKNERVVTTVRKEVKAEKAIIDNKVETAVASNDNNGDSTEEIGDYYEVQRGDNLFSIAKKFNVSLEDLKKWNNLDDLHVQTGSKLALANKDENTVTEAPKTETKIVEHKVRKGEYLGTIAKKYNVTLTEIKEWNDMEDNNVKLGQTLIVSKKEVAINEAKSSKKESIAASDRNAVKTYYVKKGDSLFSIAKKYPGVSISDIKKWNGIKNESLKPGMKLKINNG, from the coding sequence ATGAATATTAGAAAAATTACAACTTTAGCACTTATTATGGCTTCTTCGGCAATTTTTGCCCAAGATACCATTAAAGTGATTCCGGTTCAGGCCAAGTTGCCCAAAAGAGAATTAACCCAAAGAGAAGTTTTAGATTCCATCAAAGCTTCGTTTATTCACGACAACATTGCCAAATGTATTGACAGTATGTGGATGAAGGAATTGGCAAGTTTGGATTTATATAACGAGTTAACTTTTGACATCAAAAACATCGATGTGGATCAAAAAGTGGACTACGAATTGCCAACCGAACTTTTGAAAGAAAGACTAAAAGCATTAGATGAAAAATCACCTTTCAATATTGAATACAACCAAGGTTTAGAAAACGTAATCAAATCGTTTTTAAAGAACAGAAAGCGTTCTTTTGAAAGACTAATCGGCATTTCTCAGTATTATTTCCCAATGTTTGAAGAGTCGTTAGCAGCACAAAATATTCCACTAGAAATTAAATATTTATCGGTTGTAGAATCAGCTTTGAATCCAAGAGCAGTTTCAAGAGTTGGAGCGACAGGTTTATGGCAGTTCATGTACCAAACCGGAAAACAATACGGATTAAAAGTCGACACTTACGTAGATGAAAGAAGCGATCCTTTAAAAGCCAGTAATGCCGCAACACAATACATGAAAAATATGTATGCTATTTTTGGCGATTGGGATTTGGTTTTGGCGTCTTACAATACAGGTCCTGGAAATGTGGCGAAAGCGATTCGACGTTCAGGAGGAAAACAAAACTACTGGAATATTAGGCCATTTTTACACAAAGAAACCCAAGGATATGTTCCGGCTTTCTTAGCCACAATGTATATTTTCGAATACCATAAAGAACACGGAATCAAACCGGACAGAGCTGTTGCACATCATTTTGCAACCGATACTGTAATGATTAAAAGAGCAATGACTTTCAAACAAATTGCTGATTTAATGGATGTTTCTGTTGCTGAGTTGCAGTTTTTAAATCCTTCTTACAAAAGAGAAGTAGTTCCGTTTATTTCGGGACAAAAACACTTTTTAAGATTACCGGTTGATAAAATAGCAGTATTTACTTCTAATGAAGATAAGATTTATGCTTATGCTGATTACGAAGCCAATAGAAGAGAAAAACCGTTTGAAAAAACGATGTTGGCTTCTTCAAATTCTGGTTCTTCTGCCAATGTGAAATACCATAAAGTTAGAAGAGGTGAAAGTTTAAGCAAGATTTCAAATAGGTATGGTATTACAATTGCGGAGCTTAAAAAATGGAATCATTTGAGAAGTAGCAAAGCGCCATTGGGCAGAAACTTAAAAATTTATGTAGCTGATTATACTAACAGTGATATCGCTTCGAATGAAAATAAAGCAACAAATGAAGCCGATACAGCTGTTGTAGCTTCAAATAGCAACAAATTATTCAAAGAAGAAAAAGTGGTTGCCTATAAAGACGTGGTGAAATACTACAAGGTTAGAAAAGGTGATAACTTGGGTGAGATTTCAGGCAAATACGGCGTTTCTGTAGCAGAAGTGAAAAAATGGAACAAACTAAAAAGCAATAATATCGCTCTAGGTGCCAATTTAAAAATCATCAAAAATGAAAGAGTGGTTACTACTGTTAGAAAAGAAGTGAAAGCAGAAAAAGCAATCATTGACAACAAAGTTGAAACCGCAGTAGCTTCGAATGATAACAATGGTGATTCTACCGAAGAAATTGGTGATTATTATGAAGTACAAAGAGGAGATAATCTTTTCAGTATTGCCAAAAAATTTAATGTTAGTCTTGAAGATTTGAAAAAATGGAACAATCTTGATGATTTACATGTTCAAACGGGTTCAAAATTAGCTTTAGCCAATAAAGATGAAAACACAGTAACCGAAGCACCAAAAACCGAAACTAAAATTGTGGAACACAAGGTTAGAAAAGGTGAATATCTTGGTACCATTGCCAAAAAATACAATGTTACTCTTACGGAAATCAAAGAGTGGAACGACATGGAAGATAACAATGTGAAGTTGGGTCAAACCTTAATCGTTTCTAAAAAAGAAGTGGCTATTAACGAAGCGAAATCTTCTAAAAAAGAAAGCATTGCTGCAAGTGATAGAAACGCAGTAAAAACGTATTATGTCAAAAAAGGTGATTCCTTATTTAGCATTGCCAAAAAATATCCTGGTGTAAGCATTTCAGACATCAAAAAATGGAACGGAATCAAAAACGAAAGTTTGAAACCGGGCATGAAGTTAAAAATTAACAACGGTTAA
- the pgk gene encoding phosphoglycerate kinase yields the protein MKTLQDFNFQAKKAIIRVDFNVPLDENFNVTDANRIEAAKPTIDAILADGGSVILMSHLGRPKGKQDQYSLRHIVAKTSEVLGVKVLFAEDCRGEIAQSAAKDLKPGEVLLLENLRFYAEEEAGDEDFAKELASLGDIYVNDAFGTAHRAHASTTIIAKFFPTSKCFGMLLAKEIESLNRVLNNSVKPVTAVLGGSKVSSKITVIENILDKVDHMIIGGGMTFTFVKALGGKIGDSICEEDKQELALEILRLAKEKNVQIHIPVDVVAADAFSNDANTKIVDVREIPDGWQGLDAGPKSLENFKQVIMESKTILWNGPLGVFEMENFAKGTITLGNYIAESTVNGAFSLVGGGDSVAAVKQFGLEDKMSYVSTGGGAMLEMLEGRDLPGIAAILN from the coding sequence ATGAAAACACTTCAAGATTTTAATTTCCAAGCCAAAAAAGCGATTATTAGAGTTGATTTCAATGTGCCTTTAGACGAAAATTTTAATGTTACGGATGCTAACCGAATTGAAGCAGCGAAGCCAACTATAGATGCCATTTTAGCCGATGGAGGAAGTGTAATTTTGATGTCACATTTGGGAAGACCAAAAGGAAAACAAGACCAATATTCATTAAGACATATTGTGGCAAAAACATCAGAAGTTTTAGGCGTTAAGGTTCTTTTTGCGGAAGATTGTAGAGGGGAAATTGCCCAAAGTGCTGCGAAAGATTTAAAACCGGGCGAAGTTTTATTACTAGAAAACCTTCGTTTTTATGCTGAGGAAGAAGCCGGCGATGAGGATTTCGCCAAAGAATTAGCATCCCTAGGTGATATTTATGTGAATGACGCTTTCGGAACAGCACATAGAGCACACGCTTCAACTACAATAATTGCAAAGTTTTTTCCAACAAGTAAATGTTTCGGCATGCTTTTGGCAAAAGAAATTGAAAGTTTGAATCGCGTGTTGAATAATTCAGTAAAACCGGTAACTGCAGTTCTTGGAGGTTCAAAAGTTTCTTCAAAAATTACGGTGATTGAAAATATTTTAGACAAAGTCGACCACATGATTATCGGCGGAGGAATGACTTTTACTTTCGTGAAAGCCTTGGGCGGAAAAATCGGAGATTCGATTTGTGAAGAGGATAAACAAGAATTGGCTTTGGAAATTTTACGTTTGGCCAAAGAGAAAAACGTTCAGATCCATATTCCGGTGGATGTAGTTGCAGCAGATGCTTTTTCAAATGATGCCAACACAAAAATAGTGGACGTTCGAGAAATTCCGGATGGTTGGCAAGGCTTAGACGCCGGACCAAAATCATTGGAAAATTTCAAGCAAGTAATCATGGAGTCAAAAACTATTCTTTGGAACGGACCATTAGGCGTTTTTGAAATGGAAAACTTTGCTAAAGGAACCATTACATTAGGAAATTATATTGCAGAATCAACAGTTAACGGTGCTTTTTCACTCGTTGGTGGAGGAGATTCGGTTGCAGCTGTTAAACAATTCGGCTTAGAAGATAAGATGAGTTATGTGTCAACCGGCGGCGGCGCAATGTTGGAAATGTTAGAAGGAAGAGATTTACCGGGAATTGCTGCAATTTTAAATTAA
- a CDS encoding DNA polymerase III subunit delta', whose protein sequence is MQFSEILGQDYLKNHLVKSALSGRIPHAQLFVGPEGSGTLAMAIAYAQFVLCNNIGIENNGGNESCNLKFQSLSHPDLHFVYPNVTNEDVKSKPKSADFIMDWREFVLQNPYGGLFDWYKHLGVKNKQGEIRVEDAQDILKALALKSYEGGYKIMIVWMVDKMNIAASNKLLKLLEEPPEKTLFILISENEEDIIQTIRSRCQVLHFGALPENVIVDALISRENLDSKTAAKIAHQAQGNYNKALYLLSEDNEDLQFEKWFVDWVRAAFRAKGNAAAIQDLIAWSEEIASIGREGQKQFLNFCIDMFRQALLLNYQNEKLVYLEPKVENFTLEKFAPFVSGNNINDIFKELSDAIYHIERNGNAKIILTDLSIKLTRLIHNK, encoded by the coding sequence ATGCAGTTTTCAGAAATACTTGGCCAAGATTACCTTAAAAACCATCTCGTTAAAAGTGCTTTATCGGGAAGGATTCCACATGCACAGTTGTTTGTTGGTCCCGAAGGTAGCGGAACATTGGCTATGGCGATTGCTTATGCGCAATTTGTTTTGTGTAATAACATTGGTATTGAAAATAATGGCGGAAATGAAAGTTGCAACTTAAAGTTTCAATCGCTTTCGCATCCAGATTTGCATTTTGTTTACCCGAATGTGACTAACGAAGACGTAAAATCAAAACCTAAAAGTGCCGATTTTATTATGGACTGGCGTGAATTTGTTTTGCAAAATCCTTATGGAGGTTTATTTGATTGGTACAAACATCTCGGAGTTAAAAACAAGCAGGGCGAAATTCGGGTTGAAGATGCTCAGGATATATTGAAAGCTTTGGCCTTAAAATCCTACGAAGGCGGTTATAAAATTATGATTGTTTGGATGGTGGACAAAATGAATATTGCGGCTTCCAATAAATTATTAAAATTGCTGGAAGAACCGCCTGAAAAAACGCTTTTTATCTTGATTTCCGAAAACGAAGAAGATATTATTCAAACGATTCGATCGCGTTGTCAAGTTTTGCATTTTGGCGCTTTACCGGAAAATGTTATTGTGGATGCTTTGATTTCACGTGAAAATTTAGATTCGAAAACCGCAGCCAAAATCGCTCATCAAGCCCAAGGCAATTATAACAAAGCTTTATATTTATTGAGCGAAGACAATGAAGATTTACAATTCGAAAAATGGTTTGTCGATTGGGTTAGAGCAGCTTTCAGAGCCAAAGGAAACGCTGCTGCCATTCAGGATTTGATTGCTTGGAGTGAAGAAATTGCGAGTATTGGCCGCGAAGGTCAAAAGCAATTTTTGAATTTCTGTATTGATATGTTTAGACAAGCCTTGTTGCTGAACTATCAAAATGAAAAATTAGTATATTTAGAGCCTAAAGTCGAGAATTTTACGCTCGAAAAATTTGCGCCTTTCGTAAGCGGTAATAATATCAATGATATTTTTAAAGAGCTTTCGGATGCTATATATCACATTGAACGCAATGGAAATGCCAAAATCATTTTAACCGATTTATCAATAAAACTTACCCGATTAATTCATAATAAATAA
- a CDS encoding DoxX family protein: protein MNNTASILVLLFLAVTFVQSAYDKVFEWKGNVEWLKGHFEKTILKNNVPFALFIILVLELITGIFALVGCVELMVNGGKTFGFYAAVFSSITLIFLLLGQRLAKDYDGARTIAIYFVPSVLAVWWLS from the coding sequence ATGAACAATACAGCTTCTATCTTAGTTTTGCTTTTTTTAGCGGTTACTTTTGTGCAATCTGCTTATGATAAAGTCTTTGAATGGAAAGGCAATGTAGAATGGCTTAAAGGTCATTTTGAAAAAACTATTCTAAAAAATAACGTGCCATTTGCCTTGTTTATTATCTTGGTTTTAGAATTAATTACAGGGATTTTTGCGCTGGTCGGTTGTGTTGAATTAATGGTCAATGGCGGCAAAACATTTGGTTTTTATGCGGCTGTTTTTTCTTCTATAACCTTGATATTTTTATTATTAGGCCAAAGATTGGCAAAGGATTATGATGGTGCGAGAACAATTGCTATTTATTTTGTGCCTTCGGTTTTAGCGGTTTGGTGGTTAAGTTAA